In a single window of the Sebaldella sp. S0638 genome:
- a CDS encoding LacI family DNA-binding transcriptional regulator, producing the protein MKKNTILDIAKLAGVSKSTVSRVINNESGVKEETKIKVLKVIKENNFSPSKSARELRGIKVKTYGILVTRLDSNSESQVVRGITKELYKNNCDYLILENQFSVEKTKHFVDTLLKRDVDGFIVFAIANEKYDFLKDTGKRVVLIGQDVGGFNCIVYDDYNAVKMVLDYLWKSGKRKIAYVGVHRNDPTTGEKRYKAYEDFVNMKKIKNISGFGNFEYYSGYEVAENINENDIDAIVCGTDNLALGVKEYLRKKNINDVVVTGIGNNNLLRFLDSNHTSISFSYEQSGEKAVQIVTDIKNTKINTYTFKAELILNNVLDNS; encoded by the coding sequence ATGAAAAAAAATACCATATTGGATATAGCTAAATTGGCGGGGGTCAGTAAATCGACAGTTTCCAGAGTCATTAACAATGAATCGGGCGTAAAAGAGGAAACTAAGATAAAGGTTTTGAAAGTAATAAAGGAAAATAACTTTTCCCCTTCCAAAAGTGCAAGAGAACTAAGGGGGATAAAAGTAAAAACATATGGAATACTTGTTACAAGGCTGGATTCCAATTCAGAGAGCCAGGTCGTGAGAGGTATTACAAAAGAACTTTATAAAAATAACTGTGATTATCTAATATTGGAAAATCAGTTTTCTGTGGAAAAAACGAAACATTTTGTGGACACTCTCCTGAAAAGAGATGTTGATGGTTTTATAGTATTTGCAATTGCCAATGAAAAATATGATTTTCTGAAAGATACCGGGAAAAGAGTAGTGCTTATAGGTCAGGATGTAGGAGGGTTTAACTGCATTGTATATGATGACTATAATGCGGTAAAAATGGTATTGGATTATTTATGGAAATCAGGAAAAAGGAAAATAGCCTATGTAGGTGTTCATAGAAATGATCCCACTACAGGTGAGAAAAGATATAAGGCATATGAAGATTTTGTAAATATGAAAAAAATAAAAAATATTTCCGGATTTGGAAATTTTGAATATTATTCGGGATACGAAGTTGCTGAAAATATTAATGAAAATGATATTGATGCAATTGTGTGCGGGACTGATAATTTGGCACTTGGAGTAAAAGAGTATCTCAGAAAGAAAAATATAAATGATGTAGTGGTAACAGGAATCGGAAATAATAATTTATTAAGATTTTTAGATTCCAATCATACAAGTATAAGTTTTTCATACGAACAATCTGGCGAAAAAGCAGTTCAAATAGTTACAGACATAAAAAATACAAAAATTAATACTTATACATTTAAAGCTGAATTAATTTTAAATAATGTACTTGACAATTCCTGA
- the aroC gene encoding chorismate synthase produces the protein MSANWGRNYRISIFGESHGKALGVNIDGIPAGTKLDLDFIKEEMQRRAPGKSEFSTPRIEKDEFEILSGYINELTTGTPLCMIIRNTDQRSKDYSELAQKMRPGHADYSGLMRYKGFNDIRGSGHFSGRITASIVFAGAVAKLILKEKGIHVGAHIKSIFDTEDREFEDKDRNPESFDNLRKEFLPFLNKEIRTSLENKIRKIKDEGDSVGGVVEISVIGMPAGVGDPFFNSLESELASMMYSIPAVKGLEFGAGFSIAEMLGSEANDEMYFDNDKNLKTFTNNNGGIIGGITNGEPVNFKVAIKPPASISKKQKTVNIVTKENTVLEVTGRHDPVIVPRAVVVLECATAIVMLDCLLEAEKNRGL, from the coding sequence ATGAGCGCAAACTGGGGTAGAAACTACAGAATTTCTATTTTCGGAGAATCACACGGAAAAGCTTTAGGTGTAAATATTGACGGAATACCTGCCGGAACAAAACTGGATCTTGATTTTATCAAAGAAGAAATGCAGAGAAGAGCACCGGGAAAATCAGAATTCTCCACACCAAGAATAGAAAAAGATGAATTTGAGATACTAAGCGGGTATATTAATGAACTCACTACAGGAACTCCTTTATGTATGATAATAAGAAATACAGACCAGAGATCAAAGGATTACTCGGAGCTTGCTCAGAAAATGAGACCGGGACATGCTGATTACAGCGGTTTGATGAGATATAAGGGATTTAATGATATAAGAGGAAGCGGACATTTTTCCGGTAGAATAACAGCATCAATTGTATTTGCGGGAGCAGTGGCAAAATTAATTCTTAAAGAAAAAGGAATACATGTCGGAGCTCATATAAAAAGCATTTTTGATACAGAAGACAGAGAATTTGAGGATAAAGACAGAAATCCGGAATCTTTTGACAATTTGAGAAAAGAATTCCTTCCCTTTTTAAATAAGGAAATAAGAACTTCTCTGGAAAATAAAATAAGAAAGATAAAAGATGAAGGTGATTCTGTGGGCGGAGTAGTGGAAATTTCCGTGATAGGAATGCCCGCTGGTGTTGGAGATCCTTTCTTTAATTCGCTGGAGAGCGAACTGGCTTCTATGATGTATTCGATACCGGCTGTAAAAGGTCTTGAATTCGGAGCGGGGTTTTCCATTGCAGAGATGCTTGGCTCAGAGGCAAATGATGAAATGTATTTTGATAATGATAAAAATCTAAAAACTTTTACTAATAATAACGGTGGGATAATTGGCGGGATTACAAACGGGGAACCTGTGAATTTTAAAGTTGCAATAAAGCCGCCGGCTTCTATCAGTAAAAAGCAAAAAACAGTAAATATAGTAACTAAGGAAAATACAGTTCTTGAAGTAACAGGAAGACATGATCCTGTGATAGTTCCCAGAGCTGTGGTGGTTCTGGAATGTGCAACAGCTATTGTAATGCTGGACTGCCTTCTTGAAGCTGAAAAAAACAGGGGATTATAA